The DNA segment TTTGTTGCGCGGCAATAAAACTGAAGTAGTGAAGTGTATTTCCAACGATCTCGAAGTACCCGCCAGCGCGGAAATTGTGCTTGAAGGGTATATCGAACCGGGTGAAATGGCGCCGGAAGGGCCGTATGGCGACCATACAGGCTACTATAATGAAGTGGACAGCTTCCCGGTCTTCACGATCACGCACATGACGCAGCGCAAAGATCCTATTTATCATTCGACTTATACCGGCCGTCCGCCGGATGAGCCGGCGATACTTGGCGTGGCGCTTAATGAAGTCTTTGTGCCGATCCTGAAAAAACAATTCCCGGAAATTGTTGATTTTTATCTGCCACCGGAGGGTTGCTCCTACCGTATGGCTGTCGTTACCATGAAGAAACAATATCCCGGTCATGCGAAGCGCGTGATGATGGGGGTCTGGTCATTTCTGCGTCAATTCATGTACACCAAGTTTGTGATTGTGTGTGATGACGATGTGAATGCCCGTGACTGGAACGACGTGATTTGGGCGATTACCACCCGCATGGATCCTGCGCGTGATACGGTGCTGGTAGAAAACACGCCAATTGATTATCTCGATTTTGCCTCTCCGGTCTCGGGCCTCGGTTCGAAAATGGGGATGGACGCGACCAACAAATGGCCGGGTGAGACACAGCGTGAGTGGGGGCGTCCAATTGTGAAGGATCCTGCCGTCACCGCCCGTATCGATGCCATCTGGGATGAGCTCTCTATTCTTAATGATAAAGACGATGCGAAGAACTAATCGACGCTGGATCCTACGCTTTGCTTTGATGACCCACAGAGGGAACGCATGACAACATTGAGCTGTAAAGTGACCTCGGTAGAGGCGATTACCGATACAGTGTATCGGGTCCGACTGTTGCCGGAAGCGCCTTTCTCGTTCCGCGCGGGTCAGTATCTGATGGTCGTGATGGACGAGCGCGATAAGCGTCCGTTCTCACTGGCCTCGACGCCTGCTGAACATAACGTGATCGAGTTGCATATTGGCGCGTCCGAACTGAATCTGTACGCGATGGCGGTAATGGATCGCATTCTGAAGGAGCAGTCTATTACCGTGGATATTCCTCACGGCGATGCGTGGTTACGCGAAGAAGGCCAACGTCCGTTGGTGCTTATCGCCGGCGGTACCGGTTTCTCCTACGTGCGTTCGATTCTGATCACCGCGCTGGAACAGCAGCCTCATCGCGATATTTCGATCTACTGGGGCGGACGCGAACTGAAGCACCTGTATGATCTGGGTGAACTGGAAGCGCTGAGCATTCATCACCCGAATCTGAAAGTGATCCCGGTTGTGGAGCAGCCTGAAGACGGCTGGCAGGGGAGAAGCGGCACCGTGCTGAGTGCGGTATTGCAGGATTTCTCCTCCCTGGCCGAACATGATATTTATATCGCCGGACGTTTTGAGATGGCAAAAATTGCCCGTGAGCGTTTTGTGGCAGAGCGCGGCGCGCTGGAAGACCGTTTATTTGGTGATGCGTTCTCTTTCATCTGATTTGAGCAGTGCATCGCGAATCATGAAAAAGCCCGCCCCTGACAGGCGGGAAGACGGCAACTAAAACGGGAAGACGAGATTTATAAAAAGCGGGCTGAGATGCCCGCTTTTTCTTTATTCAGATAACGGAAAATCAGACGCGTTCGAAAACGGTCGCGATGCCCTGACCTAAACCAATACACATAGTCGCGACACCAAACTGGACATCGCGGCGTTCCATCAGGTTCAGCAGGGTAGTAGAAATACGCGACCCCGAACATCCCAGCGGATGTCCCAGAGCAATCGCGCCGCCGTTGAGGTTGACGCGTTCTTCCATGGTTTCCAGCAGCCCCAGATCTTTCACGCACGGCAGAGCCTGTGCGGCGAACGCTTCATTGAGCTCGAAAAGGCCGATATCCTGAACGCTCAGCCCGGCGCGTTTAAGCGCAAGACGCGTGGCGGGAACCGGGCCGTAACCCATAATTGAAGGATCGCAGCCGACCACCGCCATTGCGCGAATTCTAGCGCGTGCTTTCAGGCCTAATGATTTTGCGTGGGATTCGCTCATCAGCAGCATTGCCGAAGCGCCATCGGAGAGTGCCGATGAGGTGCCTGCGGTGACGGTGCCGTTGACCGGGTCGAATGCCGGACGCAGCGCGGCCAGCGTCGCGACCGTGGTTTCCGGGCGGATTACCTCGTCAAAATCATATCGGGTCAGCACGCCTTCTGCGTTATGGCCTTCGGTCGGTACGATTTCGTGAGCAAAGTGTCCGGCAAGCGTTGCGGCATGCGCACGCTGATGCGAACGCGCAGCGAATTCATCCTGCATTTCACGACTGATTTGGTGCATTTTCGCCAGCATTTCTGCAGTCAGCCCCATCATACCGGCAGCTTTTGCGACAGTTTTACTCAGGCCGGGATGGAAATCTACGCCGTGATTCATCGGGACGTGGCC comes from the Enterobacteriaceae bacterium Kacie_13 genome and includes:
- a CDS encoding NAD(P)H-flavin reductase, with translation MTTLSCKVTSVEAITDTVYRVRLLPEAPFSFRAGQYLMVVMDERDKRPFSLASTPAEHNVIELHIGASELNLYAMAVMDRILKEQSITVDIPHGDAWLREEGQRPLVLIAGGTGFSYVRSILITALEQQPHRDISIYWGGRELKHLYDLGELEALSIHHPNLKVIPVVEQPEDGWQGRSGTVLSAVLQDFSSLAEHDIYIAGRFEMAKIARERFVAERGALEDRLFGDAFSFI
- the ubiD gene encoding 4-hydroxy-3-polyprenylbenzoate decarboxylase; translation: MKYRDLRDFLSLLEKRGQLKRITQSVDPYLEMTEIADRTLRAGGPALLFENPKGYDMPVLCNLFGTPERVAMGMGKEDVSALREVGELLAFLKEPEPPRGLRDLYDKAPKFRQVLNMPTKVLHSAPCQQEIWEGDEVDITRIPVMQCWPEDAAPLITWGLTVTRGPDKPRQNLGIYRQQVLGKNKVIMRWLSHRGGALDFQEWCQKHPGQRFPVAVALGADPATILGAVTPVPDSLSEYAFAGLLRGNKTEVVKCISNDLEVPASAEIVLEGYIEPGEMAPEGPYGDHTGYYNEVDSFPVFTITHMTQRKDPIYHSTYTGRPPDEPAILGVALNEVFVPILKKQFPEIVDFYLPPEGCSYRMAVVTMKKQYPGHAKRVMMGVWSFLRQFMYTKFVIVCDDDVNARDWNDVIWAITTRMDPARDTVLVENTPIDYLDFASPVSGLGSKMGMDATNKWPGETQREWGRPIVKDPAVTARIDAIWDELSILNDKDDAKN
- the fadA gene encoding acetyl-CoA C-acyltransferase FadA is translated as MENVVIVDAVRTPMGRSKGGAFRHVRAEDLSAHLMRAVLARNPALDAKNIDDIYWGCVQQTLEQGFNIARNAALLAEIPHSVPATTVNRLCGSSMQALHDAARAIMVGDAQVSLIGGVEHMGHVPMNHGVDFHPGLSKTVAKAAGMMGLTAEMLAKMHQISREMQDEFAARSHQRAHAATLAGHFAHEIVPTEGHNAEGVLTRYDFDEVIRPETTVATLAALRPAFDPVNGTVTAGTSSALSDGASAMLLMSESHAKSLGLKARARIRAMAVVGCDPSIMGYGPVPATRLALKRAGLSVQDIGLFELNEAFAAQALPCVKDLGLLETMEERVNLNGGAIALGHPLGCSGSRISTTLLNLMERRDVQFGVATMCIGLGQGIATVFERV